In a single window of the Schistocerca americana isolate TAMUIC-IGC-003095 chromosome X, iqSchAmer2.1, whole genome shotgun sequence genome:
- the LOC124556011 gene encoding uncharacterized protein LOC124556011 — MCPRYIDDAQEVDFICKTADCRRRGFQDVGSLREDNYTFFWQGKSQDEPRLHDVGIAVKNTLLDCTVPPSGGTERIIALKIYSSSGTVNILNVYAPTLSSSMEEKDLFYYLHSDRIANVPSTETLCILGDLNARVGSDIDIWQNCLEHHGVGKIKENGQRLLEVCCFCDLCITNTYFQLKDQHKVSWRHPHSHHWLQLDLVIARHTGLKNVILTRSYHSADCNTDHALVACTLRLTPKKCHHAKPRGHPRINTDHVHDTQRKQDFASNFESAFPGNVQAETNVDKKWAKLSGAIYNSAVLAYGIKGKRNKDWYEQNLEEMEPVTEAKWKALLAYKRNPKKELEITYEKQRIGHSIQKAANSGDAKAMYDGIKKAIGQTVRKTVPLKSKTSEIITDEGKKMECWVEHYLELYGA; from the exons atgtgtccaaggtacattgacgatgcccaagaggttgatttcatctgtaagactgcc GACTGCAGGAGACGTGGCTTCCAGGACGTGGGCTCTCTCAGGgaggataattacacattcttctggcaGGGGAAGTCTCAAGATGAGCCAAGACTTCATGATGTAGGAATTGCTGTTAAAAACACCCTCCTGGATTGTActgtgccaccatccggtggaacagagagaattattgctttgaaaatatactcctcaagtggcactgtcaacatcctaaatgtgtacgctcccaccttatcatccagcatggaagagaaggatctgttttatTATTTACACAGCGACAGAATAGCCAACgtacctagcaccgagacactgTGTATTCTAGGGGACTTAAATGCTAGAGTTGGATCAGATATTGACATATGGCAAAATTGCCTGGAACATCATGGGGtgggaaaaattaaagaaaatgggcagagactgcttgaagtttgctgcttttGTGACCTCTGtattacaaacacatatttccagcttaaggatcAGCACAAGGTGTCTTGGAGACACCCGCACTCCCATCACTGGCTTCaacttgacttagtcatagctaggcatactggtctcaaaaatgtgataCTGACACGAAGTTATCATAGTGCTGACTGCAACACTGACCACGCCCTGGTGGCAtgcacattgaggctcactcctaagaaatgtcaccatgctaaaccgagaggtcatccccgtatcaacacagatcatgttcatgacacacaaagaaagcaggattttgccagtaattttgaaagtgctttcccaggaaacgtgcaagcagaaacaaatgttgataagaaatgggcaaaactctcaggtgcaatctacaactcagcagtattggcctatggaataaaaggaaaaagaaataaggactggtatgagcaaaatttggaagaaatggaaccagtcactgaggctaaaTGGAAAGCCCTGCTcgcttacaaaagaaacccaaaaaaAGAACTCGAGATCACCTATGAGAAGCAAAGAATagggcaca gtatacagaaagcggccAATTCTGGGGatgctaaggcaatgtacgatggtattaagaaagcaattggacaAACTGTCAGAAAAACAGTTCCTCTTAAGTCCAAGACAAGTGAAatcattactgatgaaggcaaaaAAATGGAAtgctgggttgaacactacctcgagttgtatgGAGCCtag